In Bdellovibrionales bacterium, the following proteins share a genomic window:
- a CDS encoding 2-oxoacid:acceptor oxidoreductase subunit alpha → MGRMINDFVLHVATSNGSGSQSSNNTLVRTLFRMGIPVTGKNLFPSNISGLPTWFTIRANPEGFTARREESDIVIAMNPTTAIEDQKSVISGGHFFLNDEIQFPESLRRQDINFVSIPFKKIVEPLTESGKLKKLLVNMIYVGVVAELLELDSQVLNDVVNTLFADKAEVIELNTRSIAAGRNWAKENLQIQEFPIKARIVPGGNEKKILIDGNSASALGWLFGGCTVAAWYPITPSSSLVEAFQKYAHKYRASENGKRRAAIVQAEDELASISMVLGAGWAGARAVTATSGPGLSLMAEAAGLAYFAEIPSVIWNVQRGGPSTGLPTRTQQADLSAAQNLSHGDTQHIVLLPANPSECFEFGQTGFDLAERLQTLVIVLSDLDLGMNLWVSNEFSYPQKPYDRGKVLSHADLDRVGTFARYRDIDGDGIPQRTLPGTHHPLAAYFTRGTGHDEKSNYSENPQVYAAMLDRLKAKFETAKTLVPSPVIDKDPKAQVSLIAFGSTDFAISEVRRLLKEKQTPTNYLRLRALPMSEDVEKFLIESKRVYIIEQNRDGQLARLIREQWPQHHHKLISVLQYDGMPITPLKIFNQIAHLENQL, encoded by the coding sequence ATGGGCAGAATGATAAATGACTTTGTTCTTCACGTCGCCACATCTAATGGAAGCGGAAGTCAGAGCTCGAACAACACTCTGGTGAGAACTTTATTTCGCATGGGCATCCCAGTAACAGGAAAGAACCTCTTCCCATCAAACATTTCCGGACTTCCCACTTGGTTTACGATCCGCGCAAATCCTGAGGGCTTCACCGCCCGACGTGAAGAGAGCGATATCGTCATCGCTATGAATCCAACCACAGCAATTGAGGACCAAAAGAGCGTCATATCAGGTGGCCATTTTTTTCTTAATGATGAAATTCAGTTTCCTGAATCTTTGCGGCGGCAAGACATTAATTTTGTTAGTATCCCTTTTAAAAAGATTGTTGAACCACTCACTGAGTCAGGAAAACTCAAAAAACTTCTTGTCAACATGATCTATGTTGGCGTTGTCGCCGAGCTTCTTGAACTTGATTCCCAGGTACTAAATGATGTCGTCAATACTCTTTTTGCGGACAAAGCTGAAGTCATAGAGCTCAATACCAGATCAATAGCTGCTGGACGAAATTGGGCCAAAGAAAATTTGCAAATACAAGAATTCCCGATCAAAGCCAGAATTGTTCCTGGAGGCAACGAGAAGAAAATTTTAATAGACGGAAATTCTGCCTCAGCGCTGGGATGGCTGTTCGGAGGCTGCACAGTGGCAGCATGGTACCCGATCACGCCGTCATCCTCTTTGGTTGAGGCCTTTCAAAAATATGCGCACAAATACCGAGCAAGTGAAAACGGAAAGAGACGAGCCGCTATCGTTCAAGCGGAAGATGAATTGGCCTCGATATCTATGGTTCTTGGTGCTGGATGGGCAGGCGCTCGTGCTGTGACCGCGACCTCAGGACCTGGGCTTTCGTTGATGGCCGAAGCCGCGGGTCTCGCCTACTTTGCAGAAATCCCCTCAGTTATTTGGAACGTACAGAGGGGGGGACCTTCTACAGGATTGCCAACACGCACCCAACAGGCCGACCTCTCGGCTGCTCAAAACCTGTCTCACGGAGACACGCAACACATCGTCCTTTTGCCTGCTAATCCAAGTGAATGTTTTGAATTTGGACAAACGGGGTTCGATCTGGCTGAACGATTGCAAACTCTTGTTATTGTCTTAAGTGATTTGGATTTAGGAATGAATCTCTGGGTGAGCAATGAGTTCAGCTATCCACAAAAACCTTACGATCGTGGCAAGGTGTTAAGTCATGCGGATCTCGATCGCGTGGGGACCTTTGCTCGCTACCGAGATATTGACGGCGATGGAATTCCTCAGCGCACCCTTCCCGGAACCCACCATCCCCTTGCTGCCTATTTTACCAGGGGAACTGGACATGACGAGAAGTCAAACTACAGCGAAAATCCTCAGGTCTACGCGGCCATGCTGGACCGCTTGAAGGCAAAATTTGAAACGGCAAAGACACTTGTTCCAAGTCCAGTCATAGACAAAGATCCCAAAGCACAAGTGAGTCTGATTGCTTTTGGCTCGACTGATTTTGCCATATCTGAGGTCAGACGTTTACTCAAGGAAAAGCAAACTCCGACCAATTATCTGCGGTTGCGTGCTCTCCCAATGAGTGAGGATGTCGAGAAGTTTTTGATAGAGAGTAAACGTGTCTACATTATCGAACAAAATCGCGATGGTCAGTTGGCTCGGCTGATCAGGGAACAGTGGCCACAACACCATCATAAATTAATTTCTGTCCTTCAGTATGATGGGATGCCAATAACCCCTTTGAAAATTTTTAATCAAATTGCTCACCTGGAGAATCAATTATGA
- the nhaA gene encoding Na+/H+ antiporter NhaA: MTDKLGHRRAQKIVSTILSPIERFLQFESASGIILILVTILTMIWANSPWADVYFHLIETPISFRIGNWNLELSLHAWVNDALMVIFFFVVGLEIKRELVMGELASPRKAALPLFAALGGMLFPALIYSAFNLNGPGHSGWGIPMATDIAFAVGILLLMGKKVPFPLKVFLLALAIADDLGAVSVIGFFYTSDVSQVFLFFVALGILTVAFIKYLGVRKIPIYTILGVLIWFAILRSGIHATIAGVILGLMTPAKPFLRKKEAPEKIKKIVDDLDNYLEGKDTEGNKTSPVLSPATEYLDEKTKGMLEKLHHLSNEARSPLDRLIHVLHPIVSFAIMPIFAIVNTGISLAGFDFSLLLQNHISLGIIFGLMVGKPIGVMLFSWFAVRMNLAQLPRGVTWYHIACVGCLGGIGFTMALFISHIALKTPDLEIYSKLGVLIGSFLSAILGMSLLGLAKNSQSTDVSPELARE; encoded by the coding sequence ATGACAGACAAATTGGGACACCGGCGCGCGCAGAAGATTGTTTCCACTATCCTCTCTCCGATCGAAAGGTTTCTCCAGTTTGAATCAGCCAGCGGAATCATTCTGATCCTTGTGACGATATTAACCATGATCTGGGCCAATTCTCCTTGGGCAGATGTTTATTTCCATTTGATTGAAACGCCTATCTCATTCCGGATTGGGAATTGGAACCTAGAATTGAGCCTCCATGCCTGGGTGAATGACGCCCTCATGGTCATTTTCTTTTTTGTCGTGGGACTTGAGATAAAAAGAGAATTGGTCATGGGTGAACTGGCTTCGCCGCGAAAGGCCGCCCTGCCCTTGTTCGCAGCTCTTGGAGGCATGCTATTCCCTGCCTTGATTTATAGCGCCTTCAATTTGAATGGGCCCGGTCACTCTGGATGGGGAATACCCATGGCCACGGACATAGCTTTTGCCGTGGGAATCCTTCTTCTCATGGGTAAAAAGGTACCCTTTCCTCTCAAAGTATTTCTATTGGCACTCGCGATAGCTGACGACCTCGGCGCTGTTTCGGTCATTGGCTTTTTTTACACCTCAGATGTTTCCCAAGTTTTTTTGTTTTTTGTGGCGCTTGGAATACTAACTGTTGCTTTCATTAAATACTTAGGAGTTCGTAAAATTCCTATTTATACCATCTTAGGAGTTCTGATTTGGTTTGCCATCCTCAGAAGCGGAATTCATGCCACTATCGCGGGAGTCATTCTGGGCCTTATGACTCCTGCGAAACCCTTCCTTCGCAAGAAAGAAGCTCCTGAGAAAATCAAAAAAATCGTTGATGATCTTGATAATTACCTAGAGGGAAAAGACACGGAGGGAAACAAAACTTCTCCGGTTTTGAGTCCCGCGACAGAGTATCTCGACGAGAAGACCAAAGGGATGCTGGAAAAGCTTCACCACCTTTCAAATGAGGCGCGCTCACCCCTGGATCGGTTGATTCACGTCCTGCATCCGATTGTGAGCTTTGCAATTATGCCTATTTTTGCCATTGTCAATACAGGCATCAGTTTGGCAGGCTTTGATTTTTCTTTGCTTTTGCAAAATCACATTAGCCTTGGCATTATTTTCGGACTCATGGTGGGAAAACCAATCGGAGTGATGCTTTTCTCCTGGTTTGCAGTTCGGATGAACCTGGCGCAACTACCTCGCGGTGTTACCTGGTATCACATAGCATGCGTGGGCTGTCTGGGAGGAATTGGATTTACCATGGCTTTGTTCATTAGCCATATTGCTTTAAAGACCCCTGATCTTGAAATTTACTCTAAGCTTGGCGTTCTTATCGGTTCATTCTTATCAGCTATCTTGGGTATGTCTCTTCTTGGATTAGCTAAAAATAGCCAATCTACAGATGTCAGTCCTGAGTTGGCGAGAGAATAG
- a CDS encoding 2-oxoacid:ferredoxin oxidoreductase subunit beta encodes MNSLNSIGLSRTDYSGSKSTLCTGCGHDSVTSHIISAFYKSGVVPYQVAKLSGIGCSSKTPAYFMNKAHGFNAIHGRMAPVATGVKVANPSLVCIGVSGDGDTASIGVGGFVHLLRRNLPLIYIVENNGVFGLTKGQFSATADKGSRHKSGEKNPFSTIDLCSIAIDLGCSFVARSFSGDAKQLVPLIEAAIHHRGTALIDVISPCITFANHEGSTKSYSSVREHNHVLQELGFIQAFEQINVDYNEGETQIVQMPDGSKLSLKKLNSSEHDVRNASQAIHLLTESRNRGEILTGMFYLDETHENLIETLQLDATKPLALMTERELRPPPEALKEIMSEYR; translated from the coding sequence ATGAATTCGCTCAACTCCATTGGACTTTCAAGAACTGACTACTCCGGAAGCAAGTCAACGCTTTGTACAGGTTGCGGGCATGACAGTGTGACCAGCCACATCATTTCGGCCTTTTACAAGTCAGGAGTTGTTCCCTATCAAGTGGCGAAACTCTCTGGCATTGGCTGCTCGAGCAAAACACCAGCTTATTTTATGAACAAGGCTCATGGGTTTAATGCGATTCACGGCCGGATGGCTCCCGTCGCGACGGGAGTTAAGGTCGCAAATCCAAGTTTGGTCTGCATTGGCGTATCAGGAGATGGCGATACTGCAAGTATCGGTGTCGGGGGTTTTGTCCATTTGCTAAGACGAAATCTTCCTCTCATTTACATTGTCGAGAACAACGGTGTTTTTGGCTTAACAAAAGGGCAGTTTTCGGCCACCGCTGACAAAGGAAGCCGACATAAATCTGGAGAAAAAAATCCATTTTCAACAATCGATCTCTGTTCCATCGCAATCGATCTTGGCTGTTCCTTTGTGGCAAGGTCATTTTCTGGAGATGCGAAACAATTGGTCCCTCTCATTGAAGCGGCTATCCATCATCGAGGAACGGCCCTCATTGATGTCATTTCGCCTTGTATCACCTTTGCTAACCATGAAGGCTCTACAAAAAGTTACAGTTCCGTTCGAGAACACAATCACGTCTTGCAGGAGCTTGGTTTCATTCAGGCCTTTGAACAAATTAATGTTGATTACAATGAAGGCGAAACACAGATCGTGCAAATGCCAGATGGATCAAAACTTAGTTTGAAAAAGCTGAACTCCTCTGAGCACGACGTCAGGAATGCAAGTCAAGCAATTCATTTGCTCACTGAATCCAGAAATCGCGGAGAAATTCTCACCGGGATGTTTTATCTCGATGAAACTCATGAAAATCTGATTGAAACTCTTCAACTGGATGCCACAAAACCCCTGGCCTTAATGACCGAAAGGGAACTGAGGCCTCCGCCTGAGGCCCTCAAAGAGATCATGAGCGAATATCGCTAA
- a CDS encoding hemolysin III family protein yields MDMAVIPIPGFSEPFSCWSHLLAAFASLVGTFFLLKRGRGNFWRQSSLLVFSCSLVFLFSMSGVYHLLEPGGYPRMVLQRLDHAAIWVLVAGTFTPIHIILFRGFWRWGVLLVIWSIAVTGLVLKTIFFKEIPDWLSLTFYLGLGWIGVMTGWRFVQIFGKENYHFLIWGGVAYSVGAILEFIKWPILIPGVVGPHEIFHVFVIVGATLHWFFIYRWASHPLVKHLLVRVRCTEKGDCVAETIGESIRVEAKSIDEMRVLLREKIADRFHSRQPPQSTRLSFSYEELWSFDEAEADQNASKPFHQIEQKKL; encoded by the coding sequence ATGGATATGGCCGTCATTCCTATTCCGGGATTCAGCGAACCTTTTAGCTGCTGGTCTCATTTGTTAGCTGCCTTTGCTTCGCTAGTCGGCACATTTTTTCTATTAAAAAGGGGCAGAGGAAATTTCTGGAGACAATCAAGTCTTCTGGTCTTTTCTTGCTCTTTAGTTTTTCTTTTTTCTATGAGTGGAGTTTACCACCTTCTCGAACCGGGAGGATACCCGCGGATGGTCCTGCAGCGTCTTGATCATGCGGCCATTTGGGTTTTGGTTGCGGGAACTTTCACTCCCATTCACATTATTTTATTTCGAGGATTTTGGAGGTGGGGGGTTTTGCTTGTCATCTGGTCTATCGCCGTTACGGGGCTGGTACTCAAGACTATTTTTTTTAAGGAAATTCCGGATTGGTTGAGTCTTACTTTTTACCTAGGGCTAGGTTGGATAGGAGTGATGACGGGTTGGCGTTTTGTTCAGATCTTTGGAAAAGAAAATTATCACTTTTTGATTTGGGGTGGCGTTGCTTATTCGGTTGGAGCAATTCTTGAATTTATCAAATGGCCAATCCTTATCCCTGGGGTAGTTGGACCGCATGAGATATTTCATGTGTTTGTTATTGTTGGAGCAACTTTGCATTGGTTTTTCATCTATCGGTGGGCCTCTCATCCTCTGGTGAAGCATTTACTTGTTCGAGTGAGATGCACAGAAAAAGGAGACTGCGTTGCGGAGACGATTGGTGAATCGATTCGCGTTGAGGCAAAATCAATCGATGAGATGCGTGTTCTCTTGCGAGAAAAAATTGCTGATAGATTTCACAGTCGTCAGCCTCCACAGAGTACTCGTCTTAGCTTTAGCTATGAAGAGCTATGGAGCTTTGACGAAGCAGAAGCAGATCAAAATGCTTCCAAACCATTTCATCAAATTGAACAGAAAAAGCTTTAG
- a CDS encoding transposase, which produces MSQLKQTNHATLLKLAKTLESWKKEVLVYFATGLTNARTEAFNKTAKLVQRRACGYKSFKNYRLRTLNACS; this is translated from the coding sequence CTGAGCCAGCTCAAACAAACCAATCACGCAACGCTTTTAAAATTAGCGAAAACACTGGAGTCTTGGAAAAAGGAGGTCTTAGTTTATTTTGCAACAGGGCTGACAAATGCTAGAACTGAAGCCTTTAATAAGACAGCAAAGCTTGTCCAGAGACGGGCTTGCGGGTATAAGAGCTTTAAAAATTACCGATTGAGAACGTTAAATGCCTGTTCTTGA
- the folE gene encoding GTP cyclohydrolase I FolE has product MAPEKTYTVDEILAQITPTPMVSTGLNRAEKIEKIALKVAEIMDILGLDLANDSLKETPQRVARMYVDELFSGLWSENFPKITVIDNEMAYDQMIVGQRIEIKSTCEHHFQTIDGYATIAYIPKDRVIGLSKINRIARYFSRRPQVQERLTKQIADCLSYVLDTKNVAVHISAKHHCMASRGVEDSSSVTVTCDLRGDFKCKSETRSEFLSHCDTNNCMT; this is encoded by the coding sequence ATGGCTCCAGAAAAGACTTACACAGTTGATGAAATCCTGGCCCAAATAACTCCCACGCCCATGGTATCCACTGGGCTGAACCGGGCCGAGAAGATCGAGAAGATTGCGCTAAAAGTGGCGGAAATTATGGATATCTTGGGGTTGGACCTCGCCAACGATAGCTTGAAAGAGACTCCTCAGAGGGTCGCCAGAATGTACGTGGACGAACTTTTCTCAGGCCTTTGGAGCGAAAATTTTCCAAAAATAACCGTTATAGACAATGAAATGGCCTATGATCAGATGATTGTCGGTCAAAGAATCGAAATCAAATCGACCTGCGAACATCACTTTCAGACCATTGATGGTTATGCGACGATTGCATATATTCCGAAGGATCGGGTCATTGGACTTTCTAAAATTAATCGGATTGCCAGATATTTTTCGCGTCGTCCTCAAGTTCAGGAGCGTTTGACGAAACAGATTGCCGACTGTCTTTCCTATGTTCTCGATACCAAGAATGTGGCCGTTCACATTTCAGCTAAGCATCACTGTATGGCCAGTCGAGGTGTAGAGGATTCGAGTAGCGTCACAGTGACCTGTGACTTGCGCGGTGATTTTAAATGCAAAAGTGAAACTAGGTCAGAATTTTTGAGTCACTGCGATACAAATAATTGCATGACATGA
- a CDS encoding transposase, whose amino-acid sequence MADKFHVLRLLTPTIMKLQKQIHGHRKELSLKRLTLKNRIRLDYYLRSDMDSYLKKHPELNMIYRFKEKLYEFYRTKGVAAL is encoded by the coding sequence GTGGCAGATAAGTTCCATGTGCTGCGCCTGCTGACCCCAACCATTATGAAACTGCAAAAACAAATCCATGGGCATCGAAAGGAGTTGAGTTTGAAAAGGCTGACTCTGAAAAATCGAATCCGTCTCGACTATTACTTACGAAGTGATATGGACAGTTATCTAAAGAAGCATCCAGAATTAAACATGATTTACCGGTTTAAAGAAAAACTCTACGAGTTTTATCGCACAAAGGGAGTTGCCGCCCTGTAA
- a CDS encoding nucleotidyltransferase domain-containing protein has product MNLLAQILSSQVRAEIFRLLFNREESSIYLRDLERKSGFSIRTIQNEITHLKDLDLINSERDGNRIYYSANSNHPIYPEICGLVEKTSGIKEKLKQILSSLTGIQCAFIFGSFAKGEEKSHSDIDIIIIGDIGLRAISPALKSVTEQTQREINPHVYSMKSWKQRLNKKDHFIRSIMKDKRVFLIGDENVIS; this is encoded by the coding sequence ATGAACTTACTTGCTCAAATTCTTTCTAGCCAAGTTCGCGCTGAAATATTTCGTCTCTTATTCAATAGAGAAGAAAGTTCTATTTATCTTCGGGATCTGGAACGAAAATCAGGCTTCTCTATCAGAACCATTCAAAATGAAATTACTCATCTTAAAGATCTCGATCTGATTAATTCAGAACGCGATGGAAACCGCATTTACTACTCCGCTAACTCAAATCACCCAATCTATCCGGAAATATGCGGGCTTGTTGAAAAAACATCTGGCATTAAGGAAAAACTCAAACAGATTTTATCTTCCCTCACTGGAATTCAGTGTGCCTTTATCTTTGGATCATTTGCGAAAGGCGAAGAAAAATCCCATAGCGACATTGATATCATCATCATTGGAGACATTGGTTTGCGTGCAATTTCTCCAGCCTTAAAATCAGTTACTGAACAAACTCAGAGAGAAATCAATCCTCATGTCTATTCCATGAAATCTTGGAAGCAAAGGTTGAATAAGAAAGATCATTTCATTCGTAGTATCATGAAGGACAAAAGGGTTTTCCTGATCGGAGATGAAAATGTCATTAGTTGA
- a CDS encoding 1-acyl-sn-glycerol-3-phosphate acyltransferase codes for MTKRNWNWNYENEQWTQLPSHLKHLPLFTRHFDFTSLIFRALWGFFLKALAFRFWIRLEVRGDFHKIYQEHPRLLVISNHASHLDAVSIAAAVPFKYWLDLYISAAKDYWFANPVFTFFSKHCLGAIPIDRKDRKGEALKLCTNLLNRLDRIWLLLFPEGTRSPDGYIQDFKRGVSVFSERTNTPILFLYLEGNAALMPKGAALPRPGKLVVHIGPVHPPAPIQEIDEHYRKWVLEINPEAYGPNLSSEQPHLITEGIKDRTPDPKK; via the coding sequence ATGACTAAGCGAAACTGGAATTGGAACTATGAAAATGAGCAATGGACACAACTGCCCAGCCACCTCAAGCATTTGCCACTTTTCACCCGCCATTTTGACTTTACCAGCCTTATTTTTAGGGCACTGTGGGGATTTTTTTTAAAGGCTCTGGCCTTTCGCTTTTGGATTCGTCTCGAGGTCAGGGGAGATTTTCACAAGATTTACCAAGAACACCCGCGTCTCTTGGTAATTTCCAATCATGCGAGTCACCTCGATGCGGTGTCGATCGCTGCGGCGGTTCCATTCAAATACTGGCTTGATCTCTATATTTCGGCGGCCAAAGACTATTGGTTTGCAAATCCTGTTTTTACTTTTTTCTCCAAGCACTGCCTAGGAGCTATCCCGATCGATCGAAAGGATCGCAAAGGCGAGGCTCTAAAACTTTGCACAAATCTGTTGAATCGACTTGATCGGATTTGGCTGCTGTTATTTCCAGAAGGCACCCGGTCTCCGGATGGCTATATCCAGGATTTCAAAAGAGGAGTATCCGTCTTCTCCGAGAGAACGAACACTCCCATTCTATTTCTCTATCTCGAAGGAAATGCAGCCTTGATGCCAAAGGGGGCCGCTCTGCCTCGCCCGGGAAAACTCGTGGTCCACATTGGTCCCGTGCATCCTCCTGCGCCAATCCAAGAGATCGATGAACACTACCGAAAATGGGTACTCGAAATCAACCCCGAAGCCTACGGTCCAAACTTGAGTTCAGAGCAGCCTCATTTGATAACCGAGGGCATCAAAGACCGTACTCCTGATCCCAAAAAATGA
- a CDS encoding amidohydrolase family protein: MKQLWFSRVLGWILLIFQFNASAATTTRKVPLDVHLHYDLYSAPTAKSGNNAEDLKAVLNSKQFGRALLISPGYLQSRIFDHEKQEWRDYRKEFDLRTSQIVQQHPESFLGLCGGNLESEDGEEVIRSCLKQTGMIGLKLREPTHSLAVPVNFSKLESILNSNPSLKVVLIHPLSLLQEKDFKAEAEAYLKISTKFPDVQIIVGHSGYSPKFIEALALTPARKRSNLFLDTSTALNHHGYSDNELVVAYRKFGMSNVVYGSDYSIGGTPPRRENYQDYYSDIEKSKVFTADEIDKILFQNPQRLLNKIMPESTLGNTSKSGVK; this comes from the coding sequence GTGAAACAACTTTGGTTTTCGCGCGTGCTTGGCTGGATTCTTCTCATTTTTCAATTTAATGCCAGTGCCGCAACAACAACAAGAAAAGTGCCTCTGGATGTTCACCTGCACTACGATCTGTACTCTGCTCCAACTGCTAAGTCCGGAAACAACGCCGAAGACTTAAAAGCTGTTCTTAATTCTAAACAGTTCGGCAGAGCCCTACTGATTTCTCCAGGATATCTACAGTCTCGAATTTTTGATCATGAAAAGCAAGAGTGGAGAGATTACAGAAAGGAGTTTGACCTTCGAACAAGCCAAATTGTCCAGCAGCATCCTGAGAGTTTTCTTGGTTTGTGCGGAGGAAATTTGGAATCTGAAGATGGAGAAGAAGTCATACGGAGCTGCCTGAAACAGACAGGTATGATTGGTCTGAAGCTTCGTGAACCTACCCATTCACTTGCTGTGCCTGTTAATTTTTCAAAACTGGAAAGTATTCTGAATTCAAACCCATCACTTAAAGTTGTTCTTATTCATCCCTTAAGTCTTCTTCAAGAGAAGGACTTCAAAGCCGAAGCAGAAGCCTATCTAAAAATCTCAACAAAATTTCCAGATGTTCAAATTATTGTAGGTCACAGTGGTTATTCCCCGAAATTTATTGAAGCACTTGCTTTGACTCCCGCTCGTAAGCGTTCCAATTTATTTCTTGATACATCAACAGCCCTAAATCACCATGGATATTCCGACAATGAATTGGTCGTGGCCTATCGAAAATTCGGAATGAGCAATGTCGTATACGGTTCGGATTATAGCATAGGAGGAACTCCTCCAAGGCGAGAAAATTACCAAGATTACTACTCAGATATTGAGAAATCGAAAGTTTTTACCGCAGATGAAATTGATAAAATTTTGTTTCAGAATCCACAAAGGCTGCTGAATAAAATCATGCCAGAAAGCACCTTAGGGAATACCAGTAAATCAGGCGTAAAATAG
- a CDS encoding transposase gives MPIVKDLSFYLPSKKLKFLGSRQDSGRTIWLTETIPTRQEVCPRCGVESRTFYGRARTRLRDEPLRSETLYIEIIKQRYYCKSCRKPFTEKIEGFNKNQRSTGRFMKFIAEMCEQFSCIKDIQTRYQCSSSFTYKVFYKHQETKVKEKINYPWPAAIGIDEHFFTRRKGYCEYATVFTDMCHKRLFEMVRGKDVKGLLKQLAHLPGRENVRWVAMDMSSSYLNLYESFFQTHRSWQISSMCCAC, from the coding sequence ATGCCTATAGTTAAAGATCTATCATTTTATTTACCCAGTAAGAAGTTAAAATTTTTAGGGTCTCGGCAGGATTCAGGACGTACGATTTGGTTAACAGAGACGATACCAACGCGGCAGGAAGTTTGTCCACGGTGTGGCGTTGAGAGTAGGACATTTTATGGCCGGGCCCGCACACGCCTCCGGGACGAGCCATTACGATCGGAGACTTTATACATTGAGATTATAAAGCAACGTTATTACTGCAAGAGTTGTCGCAAGCCTTTCACGGAGAAAATCGAGGGCTTTAATAAGAATCAACGATCGACGGGCCGATTTATGAAATTCATTGCCGAGATGTGTGAGCAGTTTAGTTGTATTAAGGATATTCAAACCAGGTATCAATGTTCGTCGAGTTTTACTTACAAGGTATTTTATAAACATCAGGAAACAAAAGTAAAAGAGAAGATCAATTATCCATGGCCGGCGGCAATTGGCATTGATGAGCATTTTTTTACCCGAAGGAAAGGTTACTGCGAATACGCAACGGTGTTCACAGATATGTGCCACAAACGTCTTTTTGAGATGGTGCGGGGAAAGGATGTAAAAGGGCTGTTAAAACAGCTAGCTCATTTACCGGGCCGAGAAAACGTGCGCTGGGTGGCGATGGATATGTCTTCATCCTATCTAAATTTGTACGAGAGTTTTTTCCAAACGCACAGATCGTGGCAGATAAGTTCCATGTGCTGCGCCTGCTGA